A portion of the Pararge aegeria chromosome 10, ilParAegt1.1, whole genome shotgun sequence genome contains these proteins:
- the LOC120626897 gene encoding U6 snRNA-associated Sm-like protein LSm8, with protein MASGLESYINQTVSVITSDGRNFIGTLKGFDQTINVILDESHERVFSSSTGVAQVVLGLHIIRGDNIAIVGQIDESIDSRLDLGNIRAEPLGPIVH; from the coding sequence ATGGCGTCTGGACTAGAAAGCTATATAAACCAAACAGTGTCAGTAATAACTTCAGATGGAAGAAATTTTATCGGCACCTTGAAGGGATTTGATCAAACTATAAACGTTATTTTAGATGAATCCCATGAACGAGTGTTTTCATCATCCACAGGAGTGGCGCAAGTAGTTCTAGGCCTTCACATAATACGAGGAGATAACATAGCTATTGTTGGACAAATCGACGAATCAATAGACAGCCGATTAGACCTGGGTAACATTAGAGCTGAACCATTAGGACCTATTGTACActag
- the LOC120626881 gene encoding putative peptidyl-tRNA hydrolase PTRHD1 produces MSNVIVQYVLLRSDLMKELGWSIGALVAQACHASTAVLHLYKEDENTIKYLRDLENMHKVVLEVPNEESLKKVAEKLKENSIDHKLWIEQPENIPTCLALKPYSKDEVKKYVGKFKLYKDTLNI; encoded by the exons ATGAGCAACGTAATCGTTCAATATGTTCTTCTACGAAGCGATTTAATGAAAGAATTAGGCTGGTCCATAGGTGCTTTGGTGGCTCAAGCGTGTCATGCATCTACAGCTGTGTTACATTTATACAAGGAAGATGAAAacacaataaagtatttacgtGATTTGGAAAATATGCATAAAGTTGTTTTAGAG GTTCCTAATGAAGAATCATTGAAGAAAGTAGCagaaaaactaaaagaaaattcAATTGACCACAAATTATGGATTGAACAGCCAGAGAATATTCCAACATGCCTAGCACTGAAACCTTACTCTAAAGATGAAGTGAAAAAGTATGtgggaaaatttaaattatataaagataccttgaatatataa
- the LOC120626843 gene encoding vacuolar protein sorting-associated protein 4, whose amino-acid sequence MASSNTLQKAIDLVTKATEEDKNKNYEEALRLYEHGVEYFLHAVKYEAQGERAKESIRAKCLQYLDRAEKLKEYLKKDRKKKPVKDGDSNSKSEDKKSDSDSDSDDPEKKKLQGKLEGAIVVEKPHVKWSDVAGLEAAKEALKEAVILPIKFPHLFTGKRIPWKGILLFGPPGTGKSYLAKAVATEANNSTFFSVSSSDLVSKWLGESEKLVKNLFELARQHKPSIIFIDEIDSLCSSRSDNESESARRIKTEFLVQMQGVGNDMDGILVLGATNIPWVLDAAIRRRFEKRIYIALPEEHARLDMFKLHLGNTRHQLSETDIKVLAAKTDGYSGADISIVVRDALMQPVRKVQSATHFKKVTGPSPTDPDVIVNDLLTPCSPGEPGAMEMTWMDVPSDKLGEPPVTMSDMLRSLATSKPTVNDDDMVKLKKFMEDFGQEG is encoded by the coding sequence ATGGCTTCATCTAACACCCTACAGAAAGCTATCGATCTCGTTACTAAAGCTACTGAGGAAGATAAAAACAAGAATTATGAAGAAGCCTTACGACTCTATGAGCATggtgttgaatattttttgcaCGCAGTGAAATACGAGGCACAGGGAGAAAGGGCCAAGGAGAGTATAAGAGCAAAGTGTTTACAGTACTTGGACAGAGCTGAGAAACTTAAGGAATATCTGAAGAAAGATCGTAAGAAAAAACCAGTGAAAGACGGTGATTCCAACTCAAAGAGTGAAGACAAGAAGAGTGATAGTGACAGTGACTCTGATGATCCAGAGAAGAAAAAATTGCAAGGAAAGCTAGAAGGAGCAATAGTGGTAGAAAAACCTCATGTCAAATGGAGCGATGTTGCTGGACTTGAAGCAGCTAAGGAAGCCTTAAAAGAGGCTGTAATCTTACCTATAAAATTTCCACATCTGTTTACTGGTAAAAGAATTCCTTGGAAGGGTATTTTACTCTTTGGCCCCCCTGGTACTGGTAAATCTTATTTAGCTAAAGCTGTAGCTACAGAAGCAAATAATTCAACATTCTTTTCTGTATCATCTTCTGATCTTGTATCAAAATGGCTTGGTGAGTCTGAGAAGCttgtaaaaaatttatttgaactTGCTCGTCAACACAAACCAAGTATAATTTTCATTGATGAAATTGACTCTTTGTGCTCATCGCGTTCTGATAACGAATCTGAGTCTGCCAGGAGGATTAAAACTGAGTTCCTTGTACAGATGCAAGGTGTAGGAAATGATATGGATGGCATTCTTGTGCTAGGAGCTACAAATATACCATGGGTACTTGATGCTGCCATAAGGAGAAGATTTGAGAAACGTATCTACATAGCTTTGCCTGAAGAGCATGCTCGGTTGGATATGTTTAAATTGCATCTTGGTAATACAAGACACCAGTTGAGTGAGACAGATATTAAAGTGTTGGCAGCAAAAACGGATGGATATTCAGGAGCTGACATAAGTATTGTAGTACGAGATGCATTGATGCAACCTGTGAGGAAAGTGCAGTCTGCAACACACTTTAAAAAGGTTACCGGGCCTAGTCCTACAGACCCAGATGTCATTGTTAATGATTTATTGACTCCATGTTCACCTGGCGAACCTGGTGCAATGGAAATGACTTGGATGGACGTACCAAGTGATAAACTTGGAGAGCCTCCTGTTACAATGTCTGATATGCTTAGATCTCTAGCCACATCTAAACCTACAGTCAATGATGATGACATGGTAAAACTAAAGAAATTTATGGAAGATTTTGGCCAAGAAGGTTAA